A region from the Candidatus Electrothrix scaldis genome encodes:
- a CDS encoding nucleotidyltransferase domain-containing protein, which produces MAEIDNTVMSNVVAFLERLKAEGIQVAEAYLFGSQLTGKADEWSDIDVAVVSPQISDDRFEERVRLTQIAFSVDERIEPLPFAPETFTSDDPLVRQILHTGRPL; this is translated from the coding sequence ATGGCTGAAATCGACAATACAGTTATGAGTAATGTGGTAGCTTTTCTGGAACGTCTTAAGGCTGAAGGGATCCAAGTTGCAGAGGCTTATCTGTTCGGATCGCAGCTGACCGGGAAGGCTGATGAGTGGAGTGATATTGATGTGGCGGTTGTCTCTCCTCAAATCAGTGATGACCGCTTTGAAGAGAGGGTCAGGTTGACCCAAATAGCTTTTTCAGTTGATGAACGAATTGAGCCGCTTCCTTTTGCTCCTGAAACGTTTACCTCAGACGATCCTTTAGTTCGCCAAATATTGCACACCGGACGGCCTCTTTAG
- a CDS encoding PIN domain-containing protein has product MSKGYILDANVLFSAFISGKELYTLLFSEHTMYLPDFAFLELEKYRKRILKKTKLREEEFQEFVLQLFSNVTVVPNLLLSETSLEQAYQLCREIDEKDTVYVAAAIELDLVLVTNDRVLYSGLRERNFSGIALLNDVVDTLPRMP; this is encoded by the coding sequence ATGAGCAAGGGATATATCCTTGATGCAAATGTGCTGTTCAGTGCCTTTATTAGCGGCAAGGAACTTTATACACTGCTCTTTTCGGAGCATACGATGTATCTTCCCGATTTTGCTTTTCTGGAGCTTGAAAAATACAGAAAGCGTATCCTGAAGAAAACCAAGCTTCGAGAGGAAGAGTTCCAGGAATTTGTTCTGCAGCTGTTCAGCAATGTAACAGTCGTCCCTAATCTTCTTCTGTCGGAGACCTCCCTTGAACAGGCATATCAGCTGTGCAGAGAGATTGATGAAAAAGATACGGTTTATGTTGCAGCCGCTATAGAGCTTGACCTTGTTCTGGTAACGAATGACCGGGTGCTGTACTCCGGTCTCAGAGAACGGAATTTTTCCGGAATTGCCCTTCTGAATGATGTTGTTGATACGTTGCCGCGTATGCCATAG
- a CDS encoding phosphatidylserine decarboxylase family protein, with translation MKKPEIPIAREGLPFILFAAFVTLICALLGSVSATCLGLVATFFVTWFFRDPFRILPVDKNAIICPADGKVIAVKEMFDERFLREEVVRVSIFMNVFNVHVNRVPFAGTVERVLFKPGMFYSADKHQAALHNEYCAMIVSTENQQRYAAVQIAGLIARRIVCWAEPGDRLEGGQRYGLIRFGSRVDLYLPKGIEVTVSEGRKVRAGETVLGRM, from the coding sequence ATGAAAAAACCTGAAATTCCTATTGCCCGGGAAGGGCTTCCCTTTATCCTGTTTGCTGCCTTTGTTACCCTGATTTGTGCTCTTTTGGGGTCTGTATCCGCTACTTGCCTCGGCTTGGTGGCAACATTTTTTGTGACTTGGTTCTTTCGTGATCCTTTTCGTATTCTTCCGGTTGATAAGAATGCCATTATCTGCCCGGCAGATGGCAAGGTCATTGCTGTGAAGGAAATGTTTGATGAGCGTTTTCTCCGCGAGGAGGTTGTCAGGGTCTCGATTTTTATGAACGTGTTTAACGTGCATGTCAATCGGGTACCCTTTGCCGGAACTGTTGAGCGGGTGCTGTTTAAGCCGGGTATGTTCTATTCAGCAGATAAGCATCAGGCTGCTTTGCATAATGAGTACTGTGCCATGATTGTGAGCACGGAAAATCAACAGAGATATGCTGCCGTGCAGATTGCAGGTCTTATCGCCCGCCGTATTGTTTGCTGGGCTGAACCGGGCGATCGTTTAGAAGGCGGACAACGTTACGGGCTGATTCGTTTTGGCTCACGGGTGGATCTCTATCTGCCCAAAGGAATTGAGGTTACTGTCAGTGAAGGACGTAAGGTCCGGGCCGGAGAAACCGTACTGGGAAGAATGTAG
- a CDS encoding tetratricopeptide repeat protein, with protein MFNNQIIKLDSTIYKEHFILLSLLVLIIFTLYSPALDGPFLFDDTNNIEQYPAVHMKVLSFPALKKAALRPRPVAMLSFALDFYIHGLSPFWFRITNILIHICTALALYFLLTITINLIFPNPEAHKFHWLPGVSTILWAIHPLQIQSVTYIVQRMNCLAGLFLLLSLLFYILCRLSTSNMLKRGLLALSSLIFGILAVGSKPNAAMLPVLIILYEWIFFQQCNWKQIRRHIPFLLLSLLILLGLTWYFLGGDPIAKINSWYAKNNFTPIQRVMTEFRVVILYLSLLAFPHPTRLNIDHDILLSKSLTLPLSTGLSLATIIIILLVGIVLGRKLPLLTFGIFWFFINLLVESTLIPLDFIFEHRNYVPSMMLIPAAVFCLMHFFKKQAARTVLIVTFTLFSMWTYERNTVWQSGITLWQDSVEKSPSKPRPHESLAYYLEKEGRDYESLQHYLNVAKLTPDNPIAWNNVGNLYMKTGQFKAAANSYSAALRLRPDYKDAHNNIGNALSRQGRFKEAVEHYKKTLQFDEKSAKVHTNLANALAGQGNAREAMLHYDRALELASNNMEARYNRSILLLRLNRFAEAEQELLKVTQQRKNFKEGYNNLGVTQEHLGDIQKALENYQQALSIDPSFLDAQKNLQRLEKRRHM; from the coding sequence ATGTTTAATAATCAAATAATAAAATTAGATTCCACAATCTATAAAGAGCATTTCATCCTCCTTTCACTGCTCGTTCTCATCATCTTCACCCTCTATTCTCCGGCTCTAGATGGCCCATTCCTCTTCGATGACACAAACAATATTGAACAGTATCCCGCTGTACATATGAAAGTGCTCTCTTTCCCAGCACTGAAAAAAGCAGCGTTGCGGCCAAGACCAGTTGCAATGCTGAGTTTTGCTCTTGATTTTTATATCCACGGACTGTCCCCCTTCTGGTTTAGAATAACAAATATTCTTATTCATATCTGCACGGCGTTAGCACTCTATTTTCTTCTCACTATTACAATAAATTTAATATTTCCTAACCCAGAAGCTCATAAATTTCATTGGCTCCCTGGAGTCAGTACAATACTATGGGCTATACACCCATTACAAATACAGTCAGTAACCTACATCGTGCAACGCATGAATTGCCTTGCCGGACTATTCCTTTTACTGTCCCTTCTCTTCTATATCCTCTGCCGCTTATCAACGAGCAATATGCTAAAAAGGGGGCTACTTGCGCTTTCCAGCCTTATCTTCGGAATCCTTGCAGTTGGTTCAAAGCCGAATGCAGCTATGCTTCCTGTACTGATTATTCTTTACGAGTGGATATTTTTTCAGCAATGCAATTGGAAACAAATACGACGTCATATCCCTTTTCTTCTTCTCTCCCTCCTCATTCTTTTAGGCCTCACTTGGTATTTTCTTGGAGGAGATCCCATAGCAAAAATTAACAGCTGGTATGCAAAAAATAACTTTACGCCAATACAGAGGGTAATGACAGAATTCAGGGTAGTCATCTTATATTTATCCCTCCTTGCTTTTCCTCATCCTACCCGCTTAAACATTGATCATGACATATTGCTCTCAAAATCCCTAACATTGCCTCTTTCAACAGGTCTCAGTCTTGCAACAATTATTATTATCCTTCTAGTCGGAATCGTTCTAGGACGAAAACTTCCTCTTCTTACTTTTGGAATTTTTTGGTTTTTTATAAATTTACTCGTTGAATCAACTCTTATTCCACTAGACTTTATTTTTGAGCACCGCAACTATGTTCCATCAATGATGCTCATTCCAGCGGCTGTGTTCTGTCTGATGCATTTTTTTAAAAAACAAGCAGCAAGAACAGTACTTATCGTAACCTTCACTTTATTTTCTATGTGGACATATGAACGCAATACGGTTTGGCAAAGTGGTATTACCCTTTGGCAGGACAGTGTGGAAAAATCCCCCAGCAAACCGAGACCGCATGAAAGTCTTGCCTACTACTTGGAAAAAGAAGGGAGGGATTATGAATCGCTCCAACATTACTTGAACGTTGCAAAGCTTACCCCGGATAACCCCATAGCATGGAATAATGTCGGCAATCTTTATATGAAGACAGGCCAATTCAAAGCTGCAGCTAACTCCTATTCAGCTGCTCTGAGACTCCGTCCCGATTATAAAGATGCACATAATAATATAGGAAATGCACTATCCCGACAGGGACGTTTTAAGGAGGCGGTTGAGCATTATAAAAAAACGCTACAATTTGATGAAAAATCGGCAAAAGTTCATACAAACTTAGCCAATGCGCTTGCCGGACAGGGGAACGCTCGGGAAGCTATGTTACATTATGATAGGGCTCTTGAGCTCGCCAGCAATAATATGGAGGCTCGCTACAACAGAAGCATTCTCTTGTTACGCCTTAACCGTTTTGCGGAGGCAGAACAAGAACTCCTGAAAGTTACTCAGCAGCGAAAAAACTTTAAAGAAGGATATAACAATCTTGGTGTAACCCAAGAGCACTTAGGAGATATTCAAAAAGCATTGGAAAACTACCAACAAGCCTTGTCCATTGATCCATCTTTTCTAGACGCCCAAAAAAATCTCCAACGACTCGAAAAACGAAGACATATGTGA
- a CDS encoding adenylosuccinate synthetase — protein MGEKNCKAVIGAGFGDEGKGMFTDYLCRNAEHPLVIRFSGGQQAGHTVVHKGIRHVFSNFGSGTLRGAPSYFAKFCTIDPVGIINELDALLEKGVEPLLFIDAECPVTTPYDIRYNQQNHPHGSCGVGVGATFNREEHFYSLTFAHLFYPWVLETRLQLIRDFYREYITDADDDVEVDDFLRCCSVLTRSPWVRISRGLPPGESGEFSDYIYEGSQGLLLDQHYGFFPYVTRAHTGTKNILALCMAEKLDIYLVTRAYQTRHGDGPMSNEGLPHTIQQNPLETNVRNHFQGKFRRSLLDLSLLEYAIQRDKIIFSASDKKLVITCLDHIRDDYQFTLQGQIFHFKNESEFIERIARHLRIKTVYTSSSEDCTEIIRKDF, from the coding sequence GTGGGCGAAAAAAATTGTAAGGCTGTTATCGGGGCTGGATTCGGTGACGAAGGCAAGGGGATGTTCACCGATTATCTTTGCCGAAATGCTGAACACCCCTTGGTTATCCGTTTTTCCGGTGGTCAACAAGCTGGGCATACGGTGGTTCATAAGGGGATCCGCCATGTGTTCTCTAATTTTGGCTCAGGTACCTTGCGTGGAGCGCCCAGTTATTTTGCAAAGTTCTGCACGATTGATCCGGTAGGGATTATTAATGAGCTTGATGCACTCCTAGAAAAAGGCGTGGAGCCCTTACTCTTTATTGATGCAGAGTGCCCGGTCACAACCCCTTACGATATCCGCTATAATCAGCAGAACCATCCTCATGGGAGCTGTGGAGTCGGGGTTGGGGCTACCTTCAATAGAGAAGAGCATTTCTACTCTCTTACTTTTGCCCATCTCTTCTATCCCTGGGTGCTGGAAACCCGTCTTCAACTTATCCGTGATTTTTATCGAGAGTATATCACTGATGCAGATGATGATGTAGAAGTAGATGACTTTTTACGTTGTTGTTCGGTGCTTACCAGATCCCCTTGGGTGCGGATAAGTCGTGGGCTTCCTCCTGGAGAATCAGGAGAGTTCAGCGATTATATCTACGAAGGCTCACAAGGCCTCTTACTTGACCAGCATTATGGTTTTTTCCCCTATGTAACCCGTGCTCATACGGGAACGAAGAATATTCTTGCTCTCTGCATGGCTGAGAAGCTGGATATATATTTGGTGACCCGGGCCTATCAGACACGACATGGGGATGGGCCCATGAGCAACGAAGGGCTCCCGCATACTATTCAGCAAAATCCCTTGGAAACCAATGTGCGTAATCATTTTCAGGGGAAATTCAGACGAAGCCTGCTTGACCTTTCTCTCTTAGAATACGCAATCCAACGAGATAAAATAATTTTTTCTGCTTCTGATAAAAAACTCGTAATTACCTGCCTTGATCACATCAGAGATGATTACCAATTCACTCTGCAGGGACAAATTTTTCATTTCAAGAACGAGAGCGAGTTTATTGAAAGGATAGCGAGACATCTGAGAATAAAGACCGTCTACACCAGTAGCTCAGAGGATTGCACTGAGATTATCAGGAAGGATTTCTAG
- a CDS encoding J domain-containing protein: protein MQSEQILIQKIASRPSTEELILFIAENDAMTKTCSLLHKALTRDDKKKLREISELCQRYNISVSYLTRELNHIQSIFGPQQITSDDHKRLGLQPGASIAEIKQAYRRLSIQHHPDTSSKSDPALFIEITKSYRRLVDQKPGNEHAATAASSAWRYKKKASPRQQPSKKYIYFISLLSGGILLVILTLSFYYQKRVMLNNLGKVSSPSTHKQVEKATEEVSKTEPTSPAQPQSPFSQPSTQPAHYQSPDSPIHIAEKTQSSSHVFQKPTAIIGPRPSSAIDIELLPSNEPSASTDTEASPTTVTISSQDLGDSLNEKNDDSLVQQSAAEEVNSTPEVATAVEKDAPFAEIFEQIESSKKNPDVPPGAASEVASNNSKNEDKKSLFAGKKHQQPIVIKAKNKKIQKKTRVKAAVKQQQPLQEKSPLELLRKFISNYTATYARKDIQKFSLLFTKDAQENGTPFSKMRNKYIQLFQAVQSIDYHIDVLGTDIQDGGSVATVTGRFRVKLIYSPDKIRDNSGTLTFFLVKNNENFKVKGLSYNLDPKW, encoded by the coding sequence ATGCAGTCCGAACAGATCCTTATTCAAAAAATCGCTTCACGTCCATCAACTGAAGAGCTTATCCTCTTTATTGCTGAAAACGATGCAATGACAAAGACTTGTTCTCTATTGCATAAAGCGCTAACGCGCGACGACAAAAAAAAACTTAGAGAAATAAGCGAACTTTGCCAAAGATATAATATATCAGTTAGCTACCTCACTCGCGAACTCAATCATATTCAGAGTATCTTTGGGCCTCAACAAATCACAAGCGATGACCACAAGCGACTTGGCCTGCAACCAGGTGCGAGCATTGCGGAAATTAAGCAGGCATATCGAAGGCTCAGTATACAACACCATCCTGACACCTCAAGCAAGAGTGACCCTGCACTATTTATCGAAATAACAAAATCCTACCGTCGACTTGTAGACCAGAAGCCTGGAAATGAACACGCAGCCACGGCAGCATCCTCCGCCTGGAGATACAAAAAAAAGGCATCTCCTCGCCAACAACCTTCCAAAAAATACATCTACTTTATATCACTCCTCAGTGGGGGAATTTTACTCGTTATATTGACGCTCTCGTTTTATTATCAAAAACGAGTTATGCTCAATAACCTCGGTAAAGTATCATCTCCATCCACTCACAAACAAGTAGAGAAAGCAACAGAGGAAGTGAGTAAAACAGAGCCCACCTCTCCTGCTCAGCCCCAATCTCCATTTTCTCAGCCAAGTACACAGCCTGCTCATTATCAATCACCTGATTCTCCAATACATATTGCAGAAAAAACGCAATCAAGCTCTCATGTTTTCCAGAAACCCACAGCAATTATAGGCCCAAGACCATCTTCTGCAATAGACATTGAGCTATTACCTAGTAATGAGCCGTCCGCAAGCACAGACACTGAAGCGAGCCCTACTACTGTGACTATATCCTCTCAGGATCTTGGTGATAGTCTCAATGAAAAAAACGATGATTCTTTAGTTCAGCAATCTGCAGCAGAAGAAGTAAATTCCACTCCTGAGGTCGCTACTGCTGTTGAAAAGGACGCGCCCTTTGCCGAGATCTTCGAGCAAATAGAATCCAGTAAAAAAAATCCTGATGTTCCTCCAGGAGCTGCTAGCGAAGTAGCCAGTAATAATTCAAAAAACGAAGACAAAAAATCGCTTTTTGCGGGAAAAAAGCATCAGCAACCCATTGTCATAAAAGCAAAGAACAAGAAAATCCAGAAAAAAACGAGGGTCAAGGCTGCGGTCAAACAGCAGCAGCCCCTGCAAGAAAAATCTCCTCTGGAGCTTCTCAGAAAATTTATCAGCAATTATACGGCTACATATGCCAGGAAGGATATACAAAAATTCTCGCTGCTGTTTACAAAAGACGCCCAGGAAAACGGTACTCCATTTTCAAAAATGCGTAATAAATACATCCAGCTTTTTCAAGCTGTGCAGTCTATAGATTATCATATTGATGTACTGGGCACGGACATACAAGATGGAGGAAGTGTAGCCACCGTAACAGGACGATTTCGAGTAAAGCTCATATACTCCCCTGATAAGATCAGGGATAATAGCGGGACACTCACCTTTTTTCTTGTGAAAAATAATGAGAATTTTAAAGTCAAAGGGCTTTCCTACAATCTTGATCCCAAGTGGTAG
- a CDS encoding polysaccharide biosynthesis tyrosine autokinase, translating to MTPAQQNELERQIVIGSSNGNQNLPSTDYKEHIAPLQDEEIHLRDYLDVIVRRKLSVLLVLLFIFFGTTLFTLTSTPKFQGKGTIKASASQGQLTNFEDIQSSALKTMEFQQTQVNLLESEQLTMRIIDKLDLINNPFFNDEIASKTDNGLNLKSIIKTTLDSVRNFVRLSSGENENLSQDEQKRLIIDSIVKKLQDDLKISPVRNSELIQLSIETPAPQLSADIINTAMNEFIQMLMDTNIDSSKNAAQFLEKQIVTAQIKLEQSEKELNNFSRQAGLVSMDPKLNLIMRQLEELNDALAKARAERISKESLYQQAISKNNQNLPQILQDDLIKNLKAEYSLLATEYQDLSTTFKPAYPKMQQLQAKINDLKERIREEKLFIIESIKNDYEAALKKQEYLEVKANEQKQRAIELNDRATQYKILLRETETNKTIYESLLQRAKEIEATLGAAVTNINIVDRSRVPLYPSSPKVARNLLLGLLLGLFCGLGLAFLLEYLDDTIKNPEEMIDRFHIPVLGLIPFDKECVNKRKDMALKSYTDPRSPVAESIRTAITSIDLSAAEHPPKAILVTSILPGAGKSSLSTNTALSYLSSGDNCLIIDVDLRKPSLHRVFDAERKGEGLSSVLSGISTLKEVIQKTDYKGLDYISSGPLPPNPAELIASNRMRELLKTVSEHYSHVILDGPPFQGFAEILVLANMVDGLILITVEGDTPRDGVKHFRRSVLNVNGKILGTIVNKTGKQKGYGAYSKYSYYAYQYDYNYGASSNER from the coding sequence ATGACTCCAGCACAACAAAATGAGTTAGAACGGCAAATAGTTATCGGAAGCTCAAATGGTAACCAGAACCTTCCCTCTACAGACTACAAGGAACATATTGCTCCTTTACAGGATGAAGAAATCCATTTGCGTGATTACCTGGATGTTATAGTTAGACGCAAACTTTCAGTTCTTCTCGTCCTTCTTTTTATTTTTTTTGGCACAACACTCTTTACCTTAACAAGCACGCCAAAATTTCAAGGAAAAGGAACCATCAAGGCCTCTGCATCACAGGGGCAGCTCACAAATTTCGAGGATATCCAGTCAAGCGCCCTCAAAACTATGGAATTTCAGCAGACACAGGTAAACCTCCTGGAAAGCGAACAGCTGACAATGCGGATAATTGACAAACTTGATCTCATTAATAATCCTTTTTTTAACGATGAAATCGCCAGTAAGACAGATAACGGCTTAAATTTAAAGTCAATTATTAAAACTACTCTAGATTCTGTGCGTAACTTTGTTCGCCTCAGTTCTGGAGAAAATGAAAATCTATCACAAGACGAACAAAAACGATTAATAATCGACAGCATTGTTAAAAAACTTCAGGATGATCTCAAAATATCGCCAGTCCGTAATAGCGAGCTCATTCAGCTTAGTATTGAAACACCAGCTCCTCAACTCTCCGCAGATATAATCAATACGGCCATGAATGAGTTTATTCAGATGCTCATGGATACCAATATTGATTCCTCAAAGAATGCCGCTCAATTCCTTGAAAAACAGATTGTTACAGCTCAAATCAAACTTGAACAATCAGAAAAGGAACTCAATAATTTTTCTCGGCAAGCAGGCTTGGTTTCAATGGACCCCAAGCTCAATCTCATTATGCGTCAGCTGGAAGAACTCAATGATGCCTTAGCTAAGGCTCGTGCTGAACGTATTAGTAAAGAGTCCCTCTATCAACAGGCTATAAGCAAGAATAACCAAAATCTTCCTCAAATTCTTCAGGATGATCTTATCAAAAATCTCAAAGCTGAATACTCCCTTCTCGCAACTGAATATCAGGACCTTTCCACAACCTTTAAACCTGCATACCCCAAAATGCAGCAGCTACAGGCTAAAATTAATGATCTAAAGGAGAGAATACGTGAAGAAAAGCTCTTTATCATTGAGTCGATAAAAAACGACTACGAAGCTGCTCTGAAAAAGCAAGAGTACTTAGAAGTTAAAGCCAATGAGCAGAAACAAAGGGCTATTGAACTGAATGATAGAGCAACACAATACAAAATTCTTTTGCGAGAGACTGAAACGAATAAAACTATCTATGAGAGTCTCTTGCAGAGAGCAAAAGAAATTGAAGCAACATTAGGAGCTGCGGTTACCAATATTAATATAGTAGATAGATCAAGAGTCCCCTTATACCCATCAAGCCCAAAAGTTGCGCGTAACCTGCTACTCGGCTTGTTGCTCGGCTTGTTCTGTGGGTTAGGGCTCGCTTTTCTCCTTGAATATCTTGATGATACTATTAAAAACCCAGAGGAAATGATTGATAGATTTCACATACCTGTTCTTGGACTTATTCCTTTTGATAAGGAATGTGTTAATAAGCGGAAAGATATGGCTTTGAAATCATATACAGATCCTCGTTCCCCCGTTGCTGAATCGATTCGCACCGCTATAACCTCTATTGATCTTTCAGCAGCTGAACATCCACCAAAAGCAATCCTTGTCACTAGTATTCTTCCAGGTGCAGGTAAAAGTTCGCTATCAACTAATACAGCCCTCTCTTATCTTTCAAGCGGTGATAACTGTTTAATTATTGATGTTGACTTGAGAAAGCCTAGCCTTCACCGTGTTTTTGATGCGGAAAGAAAAGGAGAAGGGCTCTCCAGTGTTCTTAGCGGCATCAGTACATTAAAAGAAGTCATTCAAAAAACTGATTATAAGGGCTTAGATTATATTTCCAGTGGTCCGTTACCTCCTAACCCTGCCGAACTGATTGCCTCCAACAGAATGCGCGAGCTGCTCAAAACGGTCAGTGAGCATTATAGTCATGTTATTCTTGACGGCCCCCCTTTCCAGGGATTTGCAGAGATTTTAGTCTTAGCGAATATGGTTGATGGCCTTATTTTGATTACTGTTGAAGGGGATACTCCACGCGATGGGGTAAAACATTTTCGCCGCTCCGTTTTGAACGTAAACGGAAAAATTCTTGGTACAATTGTCAATAAGACCGGAAAACAAAAGGGATATGGTGCCTACAGTAAATATAGTTATTATGCATACCAGTATGATTATAACTATGGTGCCTCCAGCAATGAAAGATAG
- a CDS encoding O-antigen ligase family protein has translation MVIKFKKTAQIAVLFFLATIPILFGAVHPIITGLYTFSIYSLLGSWLIVNKKQFPVFHISSLGIISFSLFILSVAFSTVPLPLAWIQVISPARFAYIQAANQLSSTNIQYAPLSHHPNAGILFFTFLIALVLYALTLLILLKNDQAFLKKVLYTCSIIGLFEAMYGLVQVTNPEMGVLWLNDIKQFKGMARGTIIYKNQYAALLNMIWPLTFGTALLYFRGQIHKKHSRSVLSQQPRRRKKKKHSHSQTNYRLQAYILLFITSILMLANLFSQSRGGSLSMLLILFILLIIIPGGYQKKIFLTSTLLLISIFYGSIIGFTNIFERFMLIQQSGEIRLNIWFSSLPMLYDYIFLGAGIGSYITLSPIYLKFFPENLAFDHAHNDYLELAIELGLPLAVFFFCVFLVIFSRTIKKIWPYTKTSLTHLPSSAIIALVSAAALIGFLVHGTVDFGWRLPANLLYATTLISLLQHGAQATEHLLHNKN, from the coding sequence GTGGTTATTAAATTTAAAAAAACAGCTCAAATAGCTGTACTCTTTTTTTTGGCTACAATACCTATCCTTTTTGGAGCTGTACATCCTATTATTACGGGATTATATACTTTTTCTATATACTCTCTACTGGGTAGCTGGCTTATAGTAAATAAAAAACAATTCCCTGTTTTTCATATATCCTCTCTTGGGATTATTAGCTTTTCTTTATTTATACTTTCTGTTGCTTTTTCTACAGTTCCTCTTCCTCTTGCATGGATTCAGGTAATCTCGCCAGCTCGTTTTGCATATATACAAGCAGCAAATCAGCTCAGTAGCACAAACATTCAGTATGCCCCCCTAAGTCATCATCCTAACGCAGGAATATTATTTTTTACCTTTTTAATAGCTTTAGTTCTTTATGCATTAACGCTTCTCATTCTACTCAAAAACGATCAAGCATTTCTGAAAAAAGTTCTCTATACATGCTCTATTATTGGTTTATTTGAGGCCATGTATGGCTTGGTTCAGGTAACAAATCCTGAAATGGGCGTGCTTTGGCTAAACGATATCAAACAATTTAAAGGCATGGCTCGTGGCACTATAATTTATAAAAATCAATATGCGGCTCTTCTTAACATGATTTGGCCTCTTACTTTTGGAACAGCACTTCTTTATTTCAGGGGTCAAATTCACAAGAAACACTCACGATCCGTGCTCTCACAACAACCACGCCGTAGAAAAAAGAAAAAACATTCTCATTCTCAAACAAATTATCGTTTACAAGCATATATACTCCTTTTTATTACCTCAATCCTTATGCTGGCAAACCTTTTTTCCCAGTCAAGAGGCGGGTCTCTCTCTATGCTACTTATCCTTTTTATACTGCTTATAATAATACCGGGAGGCTATCAAAAAAAAATATTCCTTACTAGTACCCTTCTCCTTATCTCCATATTCTATGGTTCAATAATTGGATTCACGAATATATTCGAGCGTTTTATGCTCATTCAGCAATCCGGTGAAATTCGATTAAATATATGGTTTTCGAGTTTGCCTATGCTTTACGATTATATTTTTTTAGGAGCTGGTATTGGTTCATACATCACTCTTTCTCCTATTTATCTTAAATTTTTTCCAGAAAACTTAGCTTTTGATCACGCACATAACGATTATCTTGAACTTGCAATAGAGCTCGGTCTTCCATTAGCAGTATTTTTCTTCTGCGTTTTCCTTGTAATATTCTCGCGCACAATAAAAAAAATATGGCCCTACACAAAAACAAGTTTAACTCACCTTCCTTCTTCTGCTATCATTGCTTTGGTATCAGCTGCAGCATTGATAGGCTTCCTTGTGCATGGTACTGTTGATTTTGGCTGGCGACTTCCAGCTAATTTATTATATGCTACAACCCTAATTAGCTTGCTCCAGCACGGAGCACAAGCAACAGAGCACCTCTTACATAATAAAAATTAA